The Sporomusa termitida genome has a window encoding:
- a CDS encoding ABC-F family ATP-binding cassette domain-containing protein, with protein MISTNKLTLQFGKRILFKDVNIKFTPGNCYGLIGANGTGKSTFLKVLSGEIEPTAGEIAISSGERLAVLKQNHYEFDEFEVLKTVIMGHARLYAIMEEKDSLYAKPDFSDEDGIRVSELECEFAELNGWDAETEAAKLLNGLGIKDDLHQLKMGEISGNEKVRVLLAQALFGNPDILLLDEPTNHLDIDSISWLEDFLADFPNIVIVVSHDRHFLNQVCTHIADIDFQNIQLYVGNYDFWLESSQLALQLAKEANKKKEEKIKDLQNFIQRFSANASKSKQATSRKKLLEKITLDDIRPSSRKYPYVAFKPDREAGAQLLTVENISKKIEGEQVLNDVSFLVNKGDKIAFVGPAGAAKTLLFKILMGEAEADSGSFKWGVTTSQAYFPKDNSPYFDGVALNLVDWLRQFSRDQEESFIRGFLGRMLFSGEESQKEASVLSGGERVRCMLARMMLSGANVLLLDEPTNHLDLESITSLNTGLTNYEGTLLFVSHDHQFIQTIANRIIEITPNGIVDRTMTYDEYLANADVKKLLAAMYGK; from the coding sequence ATGATTAGTACTAATAAGCTGACGCTGCAATTTGGCAAGCGCATTCTGTTTAAGGATGTCAATATAAAGTTTACTCCCGGCAATTGCTATGGCCTCATTGGCGCTAACGGCACCGGTAAATCGACTTTTCTCAAGGTATTGTCCGGTGAAATTGAGCCAACCGCGGGCGAGATTGCCATTTCCTCAGGGGAACGTTTGGCCGTACTTAAACAAAATCACTATGAATTTGATGAGTTTGAGGTTCTAAAAACAGTTATCATGGGCCATGCCCGTCTGTATGCCATTATGGAAGAAAAGGACAGCCTGTATGCCAAACCGGATTTTTCGGATGAGGATGGTATCCGGGTATCGGAACTGGAGTGCGAGTTTGCTGAATTGAACGGCTGGGATGCGGAAACCGAAGCCGCCAAGCTCTTAAACGGCCTGGGTATTAAGGACGACCTCCATCAGCTAAAAATGGGGGAAATCAGCGGCAACGAAAAAGTCAGGGTGCTGTTAGCGCAGGCACTGTTTGGCAACCCTGATATTTTACTGCTGGACGAGCCTACAAATCACCTGGACATTGATTCCATTTCCTGGCTGGAAGATTTTCTGGCCGATTTTCCGAACATTGTCATCGTCGTATCCCATGACAGGCATTTTTTAAACCAGGTATGCACCCATATTGCCGATATTGATTTCCAGAATATTCAGCTCTATGTGGGCAACTATGATTTCTGGCTGGAATCAAGTCAGCTTGCCCTGCAACTGGCCAAGGAAGCCAATAAGAAAAAAGAAGAAAAGATTAAAGATCTGCAAAACTTTATCCAGCGCTTTAGTGCCAATGCCTCTAAGTCCAAGCAGGCGACTTCCCGCAAAAAACTGCTGGAAAAAATTACGCTTGACGACATCAGGCCTTCTTCCCGCAAATATCCGTATGTGGCCTTTAAGCCTGACCGCGAGGCAGGGGCTCAGTTGCTGACTGTCGAAAACATCAGCAAAAAAATCGAAGGTGAGCAGGTCTTAAATGATGTTAGTTTCCTGGTAAATAAAGGCGACAAAATTGCTTTTGTCGGTCCGGCAGGAGCGGCTAAAACTTTGCTGTTCAAAATTCTAATGGGAGAAGCAGAGGCTGACAGCGGCTCTTTTAAATGGGGTGTAACAACAAGTCAGGCCTACTTCCCCAAAGATAACTCCCCGTATTTCGACGGTGTTGCCCTGAATCTTGTTGATTGGCTGCGCCAGTTTTCCCGTGACCAGGAAGAATCCTTTATCCGGGGTTTTTTAGGGAGAATGCTGTTTTCCGGCGAGGAGAGCCAAAAAGAAGCCAGTGTCTTATCCGGTGGGGAGAGAGTCCGGTGCATGTTAGCCAGAATGATGTTAAGCGGCGCTAATGTGCTGTTGCTTGATGAGCCGACAAATCACCTGGACTTAGAGTCAATTACCTCGTTAAATACTGGACTGACAAACTATGAGGGTACACTCTTGTTTGTATCCCATGACCATCAGTTTATTCAAACAATTGCCAATCGTATTATTGAGATTACACCCAATGGTATAGTTGACCGCACCATGACTTATGACGAATATCTGGCCAATGCTGATGTCAAAAAACTACTGGCAGCCATGTACGGCAAGTAA
- a CDS encoding GNAT family N-acetyltransferase → MSANTFEHMTIEKVQRPDLAQLEQLFASAFGEEIDAEQIRRRIHRTRQFYYILHPLSKFSTWVKNHFTIYVVKIAGQVIGFIQLSSLNPTQLHVDYIAFSKQYRGLGLGTWVLTKLLNDVADVNDYDVVLEVRVDNPAYSFYQRLGFGQVTQILHYEKPLRSGCSWPEQQTETISGFRELRGGDRAKLYRLYLESVPLTLRRVIKRTYGEFNPSMMVRGLEWIKNNLMRKQQKDYVVEQQGKIVALLTINSYFKANSHIFSLILHPAHEQLRRAIIEKAGSILMANGCQGVISTTIYSDDSAKQITLADLGFKNNLAYYLMFRPSALRQKELSRVLIPAGQPVLTGRKPLGNQN, encoded by the coding sequence ATGTCTGCTAACACCTTTGAGCATATGACAATTGAAAAGGTACAGCGTCCGGATTTGGCACAATTGGAACAATTATTTGCCAGTGCTTTTGGCGAGGAGATTGATGCTGAGCAGATTAGGCGCCGCATTCACCGTACCAGGCAGTTTTACTATATTTTGCACCCGTTGAGCAAGTTCTCAACCTGGGTTAAAAATCATTTTACTATTTATGTTGTAAAAATAGCAGGCCAGGTTATTGGTTTTATTCAGCTGTCCAGCCTTAACCCCACCCAGCTGCATGTGGACTATATAGCCTTCAGCAAGCAGTACCGGGGTTTGGGACTGGGGACCTGGGTTTTAACAAAACTGCTGAATGATGTGGCTGATGTTAATGATTATGATGTTGTGCTTGAGGTCCGGGTTGATAATCCGGCTTACAGCTTTTACCAGCGGCTGGGGTTTGGACAAGTCACGCAAATACTGCATTATGAAAAACCTTTGCGTTCAGGCTGCTCTTGGCCGGAGCAACAGACGGAGACTATAAGCGGCTTTCGCGAACTCCGGGGAGGAGACAGGGCCAAACTCTACCGTTTATACCTGGAATCGGTTCCATTAACGCTGCGGCGGGTGATTAAGCGGACTTATGGTGAATTTAACCCCAGTATGATGGTTAGAGGCCTGGAATGGATTAAAAATAATCTGATGCGGAAGCAGCAAAAAGACTATGTCGTGGAGCAGCAGGGTAAAATCGTGGCTTTGCTGACAATAAACAGTTATTTTAAAGCCAACAGCCATATTTTCAGCCTTATCCTTCATCCGGCGCATGAGCAGCTGCGGCGGGCGATCATCGAGAAAGCCGGCAGTATTCTCATGGCCAATGGTTGCCAGGGGGTTATTAGTACCACTATCTACAGCGACGATTCTGCTAAACAGATCACATTGGCGGACCTGGGTTTTAAAAATAACTTGGCTTATTATCTGATGTTCCGGCCATCGGCACTAAGGCAAAAGGAGCTAAGCCGGGTTTTAATCCCGGCCGGTCAGCCGGTGTTGACCGGCCGGAAACCACTGGGAAACCAAAATTAG
- the mutM gene encoding bifunctional DNA-formamidopyrimidine glycosylase/DNA-(apurinic or apyrimidinic site) lyase — translation MPEIPEIETVRVHLEHKVQGQAIEQVIVNREKALNVPVAEFSALTTGRQITTIRRRAKQIIISLGQERSLIVHFMLEGHVRLLYPGEEPAGKPTVMLMLNSGQRLAFFKLNLGYLHLVPTVNLTAMPELAGLGPEPLAADFTLKKFLELLAPRKGMIKPLLLDQAFIAGIGNVYSNEALFCSRIRPERKASHLTAAERQQLYHCIRAILTEAIKFGGVYEEKFASDDNFTGGFEPYLQVAYRTGRPCTVCSHLIETKRVGGRNAFYCPVCQK, via the coding sequence ATGCCTGAAATTCCTGAGATTGAAACTGTCAGAGTCCATCTTGAGCACAAGGTACAGGGGCAGGCCATTGAACAAGTGATTGTTAACCGCGAAAAAGCTCTTAATGTGCCGGTTGCGGAATTTAGTGCCCTAACAACCGGCCGGCAGATCACTACTATCCGCCGGCGGGCAAAGCAAATCATCATCAGCCTTGGGCAGGAGCGCTCGCTGATTGTCCACTTTATGCTTGAAGGCCATGTGCGGCTGTTGTATCCCGGCGAAGAGCCGGCGGGGAAGCCCACGGTTATGCTTATGCTGAATTCAGGCCAGCGCTTAGCCTTTTTTAAACTCAATCTGGGCTATCTGCATCTGGTGCCTACTGTAAACCTAACGGCTATGCCGGAATTGGCCGGGCTGGGGCCGGAACCGCTGGCAGCGGATTTTACCCTGAAAAAATTTCTGGAATTGCTCGCACCGCGTAAAGGGATGATCAAACCGCTGCTGCTGGATCAGGCGTTTATTGCGGGCATTGGTAATGTGTATTCGAATGAAGCGCTGTTTTGCAGCCGGATTAGGCCTGAACGCAAGGCTTCACACCTTACTGCCGCAGAACGGCAGCAGCTATATCACTGTATCAGAGCAATCTTGACCGAGGCGATAAAATTTGGCGGTGTGTATGAAGAGAAGTTTGCTTCAGACGACAATTTTACTGGCGGCTTCGAGCCTTACCTCCAGGTCGCTTACCGGACAGGCCGGCCATGTACAGTCTGCAGCCACCTGATTGAGACAAAACGTGTGGGCGGCAGAAACGCTTTTTATTGCCCTGTCTGCCAAAAATAG
- a CDS encoding class II aldolase/adducin family protein, producing MNENVIKQQICGIGKRMYDSGFVAANDGNITVKLNGRELITTPAGVSKGFMTPEMMIKVDLAGNVIMSHSDWQPSSELKMHLQVYQDRPDVGAVVHAHPPYATTFAIAHMPLNKPLIAEAIVALGCVPVAGYGTPSTQEIPEAVAPYLKKFDAVLLANHGALAWGADLITAYHKLESVEFYAKLTFLSMQLGCSQELTAGQIKKLYALKKQPANICGVECPLQCSRNNIKKQDEM from the coding sequence ATGAACGAAAATGTGATTAAACAGCAAATATGCGGGATTGGTAAACGCATGTATGACAGTGGCTTTGTCGCCGCCAATGACGGCAATATTACAGTAAAACTGAACGGGCGTGAGCTTATTACGACGCCGGCCGGGGTAAGCAAGGGGTTTATGACGCCGGAGATGATGATCAAGGTTGATCTGGCCGGCAACGTGATTATGTCCCACTCTGACTGGCAGCCTTCCTCAGAACTGAAAATGCATCTGCAGGTTTATCAAGACCGCCCTGATGTCGGGGCTGTTGTGCATGCTCATCCGCCGTATGCCACCACATTTGCTATTGCCCATATGCCGCTCAATAAGCCGTTAATTGCCGAAGCCATTGTTGCCCTGGGCTGTGTCCCGGTAGCCGGGTACGGAACCCCTTCTACCCAGGAAATACCGGAGGCTGTTGCCCCTTACCTGAAAAAATTTGACGCCGTGCTGTTGGCAAATCATGGCGCATTGGCCTGGGGCGCCGATTTGATTACGGCCTATCATAAACTGGAATCGGTGGAGTTTTATGCCAAACTGACTTTTTTGTCAATGCAATTAGGCTGTTCACAGGAATTGACCGCCGGTCAGATCAAAAAACTTTATGCACTGAAAAAACAGCCGGCAAACATCTGCGGCGTAGAGTGCCCGTTACAGTGCAGCCGGAATAATATAAAAAAACAAGATGAAATGTAA
- a CDS encoding ACT domain-containing protein yields the protein MKQGISIILKRQGDSLVRLTGLLYRRGYVIESLSVEPDSCQGHVQVTAVVTSQAAPRQLLSHVAKLVDVVKVEDRCMGG from the coding sequence ATGAAACAGGGGATTTCAATTATACTGAAAAGACAGGGAGATTCACTTGTGCGGCTGACAGGGCTTTTATACCGGCGCGGTTATGTCATTGAGAGCCTTTCGGTGGAACCTGACAGCTGTCAGGGGCATGTTCAGGTTACGGCGGTGGTTACCAGCCAGGCTGCGCCCCGTCAGTTACTGAGTCATGTTGCTAAGCTGGTTGATGTAGTCAAAGTTGAGGATCGCTGTATGGGGGGCTAA
- the ilvB gene encoding biosynthetic-type acetolactate synthase large subunit encodes MRTTGSKIIVDSLLSLGVDTVFGYPGGAIMPLYDALYDAPLRHILPVHEQGAAHAADGYARATGRVGVCIATSGPGATNLVTGLATAFMDSSPVVAITGQVATSLLGRDAFQEIDITGITMPVTKHNFLVRDINMLAETIQQAFAIAVSGRPGPVLVDVPRDILLGSTDYCPEIAAAPWPAPAPASPPAEQVQAAGRILAAARQPVLIIGGGVKAAQAEQQVLQLADCCGMPVVSTLMGLGVIPSGHPRLLGLTGMHGHKTANLAVTHADVIVAVGTRFSDRVTGDPKQYATGKTVIHFDIDMAEFDKNITADITIAGDLRQALTQLAACLTINKRQLVAWQQQIYTWQQQFPQLDDCQGLTPPWIMRHMSETTAKLAVAWVTDVGQNQMWAAQHLKIDGARNWVTSGGLGTMGFGLPAAMGAQAGCPDKKVVLIAGDGAFKMTGMELYTVVNQQLPLTCVLLNNRSLGMVRQWQQLFFDKRYSSTLLPEFDFAGFVRACGAVALAASTREQFRAAFKQALASAVPTVILVDIETDLIVKPMVYPGQPIDRFID; translated from the coding sequence ATGCGAACAACAGGGAGTAAAATAATCGTTGATAGTTTGCTCAGCCTGGGGGTTGATACGGTGTTCGGCTACCCCGGCGGGGCGATCATGCCCTTGTATGATGCTTTGTATGATGCGCCGTTACGTCATATTCTGCCGGTACATGAACAGGGGGCGGCCCATGCTGCCGACGGTTATGCCCGGGCTACCGGCCGCGTCGGGGTTTGTATTGCCACATCCGGGCCCGGGGCGACCAATCTTGTTACAGGCCTGGCCACCGCGTTTATGGATTCTTCACCGGTGGTGGCCATTACCGGGCAGGTAGCCACCTCTTTGCTGGGAAGGGATGCGTTTCAGGAGATTGATATTACCGGGATTACGATGCCGGTCACTAAACATAATTTTCTGGTCAGAGACATTAACATGCTGGCTGAGACTATACAGCAGGCCTTTGCTATTGCCGTGAGCGGACGTCCCGGCCCGGTGCTTGTCGATGTTCCCCGCGATATCCTGTTAGGTTCAACTGATTATTGCCCGGAAATAGCTGCTGCCCCTTGGCCGGCGCCGGCCCCAGCCAGCCCGCCGGCAGAGCAGGTGCAGGCCGCTGGCAGGATTTTGGCGGCGGCCCGGCAGCCGGTGCTGATTATTGGCGGCGGTGTTAAAGCCGCACAGGCCGAGCAGCAAGTTCTGCAGCTTGCTGATTGCTGTGGTATGCCGGTAGTCAGCACTCTAATGGGTCTGGGGGTAATTCCCTCCGGCCACCCCCGGCTGCTGGGACTGACAGGGATGCATGGGCATAAAACCGCTAACCTGGCAGTAACGCATGCTGATGTTATTGTGGCGGTGGGAACCCGCTTTAGCGACCGGGTAACCGGCGATCCCAAGCAGTATGCGACAGGGAAGACGGTCATTCATTTTGATATTGATATGGCCGAATTTGATAAGAATATAACGGCTGATATTACTATTGCCGGCGACCTGAGGCAGGCGCTGACACAACTGGCAGCTTGCCTGACAATTAACAAGCGGCAGCTGGTGGCCTGGCAGCAGCAGATTTATACTTGGCAGCAGCAGTTTCCACAGCTCGATGACTGTCAAGGACTGACCCCGCCCTGGATTATGCGGCATATGTCGGAAACAACAGCCAAGCTGGCGGTTGCCTGGGTTACTGATGTCGGCCAGAACCAGATGTGGGCGGCCCAGCATCTTAAAATCGACGGCGCGCGCAACTGGGTAACCTCCGGCGGCCTGGGGACGATGGGGTTTGGTTTACCGGCGGCAATGGGGGCCCAGGCCGGCTGTCCGGATAAAAAAGTAGTGCTGATTGCCGGCGACGGTGCTTTTAAAATGACCGGGATGGAGCTCTATACTGTCGTCAATCAGCAGCTGCCATTAACCTGTGTGCTGCTGAATAACCGGTCTCTGGGGATGGTGCGGCAATGGCAGCAGTTGTTTTTTGATAAGCGTTATTCCTCCACCCTCCTGCCGGAATTTGATTTTGCCGGGTTTGTCAGGGCCTGCGGGGCAGTGGCTTTGGCAGCGTCTACCCGGGAGCAATTCCGGGCCGCATTTAAACAGGCGCTGGCGTCGGCGGTGCCAACAGTAATTCTTGTTGATATTGAGACAGACCTGATTGTTAAGCCGATGGTTTATCCCGGCCAGCCAATTGACCGGTTTATTGATTAA
- a CDS encoding ATP-binding protein, whose amino-acid sequence MTESGSRLENLLIYRNILNDNIVKGLRSPGGQGTPGNQYAIGARLIEWAEINQVAGNIPENYLLTLIGTDENIFSRVAGQAGVRAGSSLVQAAAHDVVILKEMFKAGIARGLGAEVNAVIEDYRPVSGVQGSRQAGLQNLSLLRALFLDVAASPAPAAVVKALSGYYNRYGCGRLAGYYAFKWDAEQRELAGIGHTDPVQLSDIIGYEYQKAELVRNTEAFMSGKPANNVLLVGARGTGKSSSVKAVVNRYADQGLRIIEIAKADFKQIPEIMKILRQWGQKFIVFIDDLSFEEYEAEYKILKSLIDGGVEVRPDNVLIYATSNRRNLIKETWDDRDGSELHRQDTVNEKISLADRFGVTLFYALPNQEEYFKMVEAIARKNRIDLPREELRSAALRWEMSHSGRSGRLAQQFIDYLGGNIAN is encoded by the coding sequence ATGACAGAAAGCGGCAGCAGGCTGGAGAATCTGTTGATTTACCGGAACATACTGAATGATAATATTGTAAAGGGGCTTCGATCACCCGGCGGCCAGGGAACTCCCGGCAATCAGTATGCCATTGGCGCCCGGTTAATTGAATGGGCTGAAATAAATCAGGTGGCCGGCAATATCCCGGAAAACTATCTGTTAACACTAATCGGGACTGATGAAAATATATTCAGCCGCGTTGCCGGCCAAGCCGGGGTCCGGGCCGGCAGCAGCCTGGTGCAGGCTGCTGCCCATGATGTTGTTATTTTAAAGGAGATGTTTAAGGCCGGCATTGCCAGGGGGTTAGGGGCTGAAGTCAATGCCGTTATTGAAGACTACCGGCCTGTAAGCGGGGTGCAGGGCAGCCGGCAGGCAGGACTTCAGAATCTGAGTTTGCTCAGGGCCCTGTTTCTGGACGTTGCGGCAAGCCCGGCACCGGCGGCTGTCGTTAAGGCTCTCAGCGGGTATTACAACCGTTACGGCTGTGGCCGGTTAGCCGGCTATTATGCTTTTAAATGGGATGCGGAACAACGGGAGCTTGCCGGTATCGGTCATACTGATCCTGTCCAGTTAAGCGATATCATCGGCTATGAATATCAAAAAGCCGAACTTGTGCGAAACACCGAGGCTTTTATGAGCGGTAAACCGGCTAATAATGTGCTGCTGGTCGGTGCCCGGGGGACGGGCAAGTCATCCTCGGTAAAAGCAGTGGTCAACCGTTATGCTGATCAGGGTCTCAGGATTATTGAAATAGCGAAAGCTGATTTTAAACAAATTCCTGAGATTATGAAAATTCTGCGGCAGTGGGGCCAAAAATTCATCGTTTTTATTGATGATTTATCATTTGAAGAGTATGAGGCTGAATATAAGATTCTAAAATCGCTTATTGACGGCGGGGTCGAGGTGAGGCCGGACAATGTTTTGATTTATGCGACTTCCAACAGGCGGAATCTGATCAAAGAGACCTGGGATGACCGGGACGGCAGTGAACTGCACCGGCAGGATACGGTTAATGAAAAGATTTCGCTGGCCGACCGTTTTGGGGTTACCCTGTTCTACGCATTACCCAATCAGGAAGAGTATTTTAAGATGGTGGAAGCGATTGCCCGGAAGAACCGTATTGACCTGCCCCGGGAGGAGCTGCGGAGTGCGGCATTGCGCTGGGAAATGTCGCACTCCGGGCGTTCAGGCCGGCTTGCCCAACAATTTATTGACTATCTGGGAGGAAATATTGCCAATTAG
- the hrpB gene encoding ATP-dependent helicase HrpB codes for MNRLPIEDILPDLKAALTAQASAVLVAPPGSGKTTRIPLALMNEEWLRGQRILMLEPRRLAARAAARYMAQLLGEQVGETVGYRVRLDSCAGPRTRIEVITEGILTRMLQADQALAGVGLIIFDEYHERSLQADLGLALAVEAQAVLRTDLRLLIMSATLAAEAVAELLGGAPVICGSGQAYPVTTHYLEQRREERLEAAVVKAVGRALAAGSGDLLVFLPGAGEIRRVQAGLMRAGIGKYAQVAPLYGGLSLAAQDLAILPSTQGGRKIVLATSIAETSLTVEGVRIVIDSGLMRVPRFSARTGLTRLETVRVSRSSADQRRGRAGRLGPGVCFRLWTRQEDLYLETAATPEILAADLTALALELAAWGVSDPGQLQWLDAPPAAAFLKACELLNRLGAMDNGIITGHGRQIVRSGLHPRLAHMILKAAELGLGGLACELAAILSERDFFSGADIDLRLRVDMIRKLANNKNDTAWLAAQNIDAAVCRRIMQASNQLKQQFGIAADCREDIEACGLVVAMAYPDRIGQQRDNGRFLLENGRGAIIAETQPLAHNAYIVAADLDGQGSDSRIFLAAPVTLEELRCYLAPQIVTETTVAWDESVQAVRAKVGERLGTLILKESPEPEPDPAAVLEALLAGIAGEGLSILPWTKAARQLRQRLLFIHQQEQNWPDVADEGLLATLANWLGPYVYGLTARAQLAQLNLASILEAMLSREQLRELNAYAPAQLTVPSGQRISIDYSNPEQPVLAVKIQEMFGLSETPRIAGGKVCLTLHLLSPAQRIVQVTQDLANFWSKTYFEVKRDLLGRYPKHPWPDEPMKAVPTRRARPKPIKAE; via the coding sequence ATGAACCGGCTTCCTATTGAAGATATACTGCCTGATCTTAAGGCCGCACTTACTGCCCAGGCCAGCGCTGTGCTGGTGGCGCCGCCGGGATCAGGCAAGACGACCCGTATTCCGCTGGCCCTGATGAACGAAGAGTGGCTCCGGGGCCAGCGCATCCTGATGCTTGAGCCCCGGCGGCTGGCGGCCCGGGCGGCTGCCCGCTATATGGCGCAATTGCTGGGCGAACAAGTGGGAGAAACAGTGGGGTACAGGGTCCGGCTGGACAGTTGTGCCGGACCCCGAACGCGCATTGAGGTGATTACCGAAGGCATACTTACCCGCATGCTCCAGGCTGACCAAGCCTTGGCCGGGGTAGGGCTTATTATATTTGATGAATATCATGAGCGCAGTCTGCAGGCGGACCTGGGGCTGGCACTGGCGGTAGAAGCACAAGCTGTACTGAGAACGGATCTGCGGTTATTGATCATGTCGGCAACCCTGGCGGCGGAAGCCGTGGCTGAGCTGCTGGGCGGCGCCCCTGTAATCTGCGGCAGTGGCCAGGCTTATCCTGTAACGACTCATTATCTGGAGCAGCGCAGGGAAGAACGGTTGGAAGCTGCTGTTGTGAAAGCTGTAGGCAGAGCTCTCGCTGCCGGTTCAGGCGATCTATTGGTATTTTTGCCTGGCGCCGGCGAGATCCGGCGTGTCCAGGCCGGGCTGATGCGGGCAGGAATCGGCAAATATGCGCAGGTTGCCCCCCTGTATGGCGGATTATCGCTGGCCGCCCAGGATTTGGCTATATTACCAAGTACGCAGGGGGGGCGTAAGATTGTTCTGGCGACCTCCATTGCCGAGACAAGCCTTACCGTAGAAGGGGTCCGCATTGTTATTGACAGCGGTTTAATGCGTGTGCCGCGTTTTTCAGCCCGTACCGGCCTGACGCGCCTGGAAACCGTGCGGGTATCGCGGTCGTCTGCCGATCAGCGGCGGGGCCGGGCCGGGCGGCTGGGACCGGGGGTATGTTTCCGGCTTTGGACCAGACAGGAGGATTTATATTTAGAGACTGCTGCTACGCCGGAAATTTTGGCTGCCGATCTGACAGCACTGGCACTGGAACTGGCAGCCTGGGGCGTTTCTGACCCCGGACAGCTGCAATGGCTGGATGCACCGCCGGCAGCCGCATTCCTCAAGGCCTGCGAGCTGCTTAACCGGTTGGGCGCGATGGACAATGGCATTATCACCGGCCATGGGCGGCAAATCGTCCGCAGCGGTTTACACCCGCGCCTGGCGCATATGATCCTTAAGGCTGCAGAGCTTGGTTTGGGCGGCTTGGCCTGTGAGCTTGCGGCGATTCTCAGTGAACGGGATTTTTTCAGCGGAGCTGACATTGATTTGCGTCTGCGTGTTGATATGATCCGCAAGCTGGCAAATAACAAAAACGATACGGCCTGGCTGGCCGCGCAAAATATAGATGCAGCTGTATGCCGGCGGATTATGCAGGCAAGCAATCAGCTTAAACAGCAATTCGGGATTGCCGCTGACTGTCGGGAGGATATTGAAGCCTGCGGCCTGGTCGTGGCTATGGCCTATCCGGACCGAATCGGGCAGCAGCGGGACAATGGCCGGTTTTTGTTAGAGAACGGGCGTGGTGCCATAATCGCTGAGACGCAGCCGCTGGCGCACAACGCCTATATAGTGGCCGCAGATCTTGATGGCCAAGGAAGCGACAGCCGTATTTTTCTTGCTGCGCCTGTAACATTGGAGGAGCTGAGGTGTTATCTGGCCCCGCAAATCGTCACTGAGACAACCGTTGCTTGGGATGAGTCGGTGCAGGCGGTGCGGGCCAAGGTAGGCGAACGGTTAGGGACACTGATTCTAAAAGAAAGTCCTGAGCCTGAGCCTGATCCAGCCGCCGTGTTAGAGGCTTTGCTAGCGGGAATCGCCGGTGAGGGACTGAGCATTTTGCCCTGGACAAAGGCCGCGCGGCAGTTGCGTCAACGCCTGCTGTTCATTCATCAGCAGGAACAGAACTGGCCGGATGTTGCCGATGAAGGGCTGCTTGCTACTCTTGCAAACTGGCTGGGTCCGTATGTGTATGGATTAACCGCCCGGGCTCAGCTGGCGCAGTTAAACCTTGCGTCTATATTAGAAGCCATGCTTAGCCGGGAGCAGCTACGGGAGCTTAATGCCTACGCGCCGGCTCAGTTGACTGTGCCCAGCGGGCAAAGAATTTCTATAGATTACAGCAATCCCGAGCAGCCGGTACTGGCGGTAAAAATTCAGGAAATGTTCGGACTTAGTGAAACGCCGCGTATTGCCGGCGGCAAGGTTTGTTTAACCTTGCATTTGCTGTCGCCGGCCCAGCGGATTGTGCAGGTTACGCAGGATTTGGCTAATTTCTGGTCTAAAACCTATTTTGAGGTAAAACGGGATTTACTGGGACGATATCCGAAACATCCCTGGCCTGATGAACCAATGAAGGCTGTCCCGACAAGACGCGCCAGGCCAAAACCGATTAAAGCGGAGTGA
- a CDS encoding CDP-alcohol phosphatidyltransferase family protein — MERVFIMAGLPNVLSCLRIVLALLLVLLSESPALFTITYIVCGITDIADGYIARKYNAATKLGSKLDSLGDFIFWAVVVAVLFFRTSIYTDSLVLTGGLVVTIMRAANFLITKIKFKQWGMLHSTGNKAAGLALYLALPICVLLGYMPLYLAIPVFIIALLSALEEMAILVTSNKYNANRKSLATKD, encoded by the coding sequence ATGGAGAGGGTTTTTATTATGGCCGGATTACCCAATGTGCTTTCATGTTTGCGGATTGTGCTCGCTTTATTGCTAGTGCTTCTTTCAGAATCACCTGCTTTATTTACAATAACTTATATTGTATGCGGCATCACCGACATTGCCGATGGCTATATCGCGCGGAAGTACAACGCGGCAACAAAATTAGGCTCTAAGCTAGACAGCCTGGGGGATTTCATTTTTTGGGCTGTTGTCGTAGCCGTGCTTTTCTTTCGGACCAGTATATATACAGATAGCCTGGTCCTAACAGGCGGCTTGGTTGTAACAATAATGCGCGCAGCCAATTTTTTGATAACAAAAATCAAATTTAAGCAATGGGGTATGTTGCATTCTACCGGGAATAAAGCAGCAGGGCTGGCCCTCTACCTTGCTTTACCTATTTGTGTTTTATTGGGCTACATGCCGCTTTATCTTGCAATTCCTGTATTTATCATCGCCCTGCTATCTGCCTTGGAAGAAATGGCGATATTGGTTACTTCCAATAAATACAACGCTAATAGAAAGAGCCTGGCCACAAAAGATTAA